One genomic segment of Methanothermococcus okinawensis IH1 includes these proteins:
- a CDS encoding H(2)-dependent methylenetetrahydromethanopterin dehydrogenase-related protein encodes MKISVYGAGNQNLYVNKLNLPKNYGGEPPYGGSRMAMEFAEAGHDVILSEPNKNILTEEMWKKVEESGVKVVSDDIEAAKHGEICIFFTPFGKRTIEIAKNILPHLPENGIIANTCTISPVVLYTALEVQLRTKRKDVGISSMHPAAVPGTPQHNHYVISGISTDGKHYATEEQIKKCVELAESANKKAYVVPADVSSTVADMGSLVTAVALAGVLDYYSVGIDIMGAPEKMIEQQIIMTLQTMASLVETSGVKGLLKAINPELIVRSASSMHLRKEQKDLDEALNILNNLNEKLLRESQNAAVNPTTLVAAQALVKEIRTLIGGAAANGAIKRSMKKLFTD; translated from the coding sequence ATGAAAATTTCAGTATACGGTGCAGGAAACCAAAATCTATATGTGAATAAATTAAATCTACCTAAAAATTATGGAGGAGAACCTCCATACGGTGGTAGCAGAATGGCTATGGAGTTTGCAGAAGCTGGACATGATGTTATACTTTCAGAACCTAACAAAAATATATTAACGGAGGAGATGTGGAAGAAAGTTGAAGAATCAGGGGTTAAAGTAGTTTCAGATGATATTGAAGCTGCAAAACATGGTGAAATATGTATATTTTTTACACCTTTTGGAAAAAGAACCATTGAAATAGCAAAGAATATACTTCCTCATCTTCCTGAAAATGGTATTATAGCAAATACATGCACGATATCCCCTGTTGTTTTATACACTGCACTTGAAGTGCAACTTAGAACTAAGAGAAAAGATGTAGGTATATCCTCAATGCATCCTGCCGCTGTTCCTGGAACTCCACAACATAATCATTATGTAATAAGTGGAATTTCAACAGATGGAAAACATTATGCCACTGAGGAACAGATTAAAAAATGTGTTGAACTTGCAGAAAGTGCCAATAAAAAAGCTTATGTGGTACCTGCTGATGTTTCATCCACTGTTGCAGATATGGGTTCTCTTGTAACTGCCGTTGCATTAGCCGGTGTTTTAGATTATTATAGTGTAGGTATAGACATTATGGGAGCTCCTGAAAAAATGATTGAACAGCAGATTATTATGACGCTCCAAACAATGGCTTCACTTGTGGAAACCTCAGGAGTTAAAGGACTCTTAAAAGCCATAAATCCTGAATTAATAGTTAGAAGTGCTTCATCTATGCATCTAAGAAAAGAACAGAAAGATTTAGATGAAGCATTAAATATATTGAATAATTTGAACGAAAAATTATTGAGAGAATCTCAAAATGCAGCGGTAAATCCAACAACTCTTGTTGCAGCTCAGGCACTTGTGAAAGAAATTAGAACATTGATTGGAGGAGCTGCGGCAAATGGGGCAATTAAAAGGAGCATGAAAAAATTATTCACAGATTAG
- a CDS encoding GTP-binding protein, translating into MKEIKKEIKIVVMGSEDVGKTTLMENFIGHIGKVEHNGTTVAIDYGNIIINGKKLHLFGTPGQERFEFMRELTLNGVDYVLLVLDATTGLKNLDKKIIDKLCSKKIPYVIFINKTDGATEKELEKLKKEIEILCNNYCYIIEGSALNNKGFDELKNVLANLDA; encoded by the coding sequence ATGAAAGAAATAAAAAAAGAAATAAAAATTGTTGTAATGGGTTCAGAAGATGTGGGTAAAACTACATTAATGGAAAATTTCATTGGACATATAGGTAAAGTGGAGCATAACGGAACTACTGTGGCAATAGATTATGGAAATATAATAATAAATGGAAAAAAACTACATTTATTTGGCACTCCTGGACAAGAACGGTTTGAATTCATGAGGGAATTAACATTAAATGGGGTGGATTATGTATTGCTTGTTTTAGATGCCACTACTGGATTAAAAAATCTTGATAAAAAAATAATTGATAAATTATGTTCCAAAAAAATACCCTATGTTATATTCATAAATAAAACAGATGGTGCCACTGAAAAAGAACTTGAAAAATTAAAAAAAGAAATTGAAATTTTATGCAATAATTATTGCTATATTATCGAAGGTTCAGCACTAAACAATAAAGGTTTTGATGAATTAAAAAATGTTTTAGCCAATCTTGATGCATAG
- a CDS encoding class I SAM-dependent methyltransferase has protein sequence MEDYSINYDHMTKLSKYALIGYNHPKILLDFIADADIWDIILNTSYLKSCRNIAAEYLGLENGDYILDVGCGSRSPEFYISKIFPKGRYTGIDISKNLLKIAEIRTKRWDNGSVLLKHMDFHDAIIKNKYDYVICTYMLKYVSSPKTFLKKMMDALRSGGKLFIAVEFFKDTVSDINVELFEFYNRLNKFFKNYHSKKEILDTLESMGYDFKHTSLSNGILVIEKI, from the coding sequence ATGGAAGACTATTCTATAAACTATGACCATATGACTAAGTTATCTAAATATGCTCTTATAGGATATAATCATCCAAAAATATTGCTTGATTTTATAGCAGATGCCGATATTTGGGATATAATATTAAATACCTCATACTTAAAATCATGCCGAAATATTGCTGCGGAATATTTGGGACTAGAAAATGGTGATTACATATTGGATGTAGGTTGTGGTTCTCGCTCCCCTGAATTTTATATATCTAAAATATTCCCCAAGGGTAGATATACAGGCATAGATATATCGAAAAATTTACTGAAAATAGCTGAAATAAGGACTAAAAGATGGGATAATGGTAGTGTGCTATTAAAACATATGGATTTTCACGATGCAATAATTAAAAATAAATATGATTATGTTATATGTACATATATGTTAAAATATGTTTCATCACCAAAAACATTCCTAAAAAAGATGATGGATGCTCTGCGTTCAGGGGGTAAATTATTTATTGCAGTGGAATTCTTTAAAGACACCGTTTCTGACATAAATGTTGAATTGTTTGAGTTCTACAATAGATTAAACAAATTTTTTAAAAACTACCATTCGAAAAAAGAAATATTGGATACCTTGGAATCTATGGGTTATGATTTTAAACATACCTCTCTAAGTAACGGAATTTTAGTAATTGAAAAAATATAA
- a CDS encoding helix-turn-helix domain-containing protein: protein MIAKDMIFINPTILRSLNKSKLRKKILFFLYKIHPQGVYLSELSRWVNSDPSNVLGCLKGMGTRYNGSYSLIEMGLVECIDEAGMKIYVITRYGKNIVEYLKDYDSIDRW, encoded by the coding sequence ATGATAGCAAAAGATATGATATTTATCAATCCTACAATATTAAGGTCATTAAATAAAAGCAAATTAAGAAAAAAAATATTATTTTTCTTATATAAAATACACCCACAAGGAGTATATCTTTCAGAGCTCTCAAGATGGGTGAACTCAGACCCAAGTAATGTGCTGGGTTGCTTAAAAGGAATGGGGACTCGATATAATGGAAGTTATTCACTAATTGAAATGGGGCTTGTTGAATGTATAGATGAAGCAGGCATGAAAATCTATGTAATAACAAGATATGGTAAAAATATTGTTGAATATCTAAAAGATTATGATTCAATTGATAGATGGTGA